From the genome of Pseudomonas helvetica:
ACCAGTGCCAGACCATTCATTATCAGAACCCGAATATTGTCGCCGGCTGCCTGCCAATCTGGGGTACTCAGGTGTTGTTATGCCGGCGCGCCATCGAGCCGCGCCGCGGTTATTGGACCTTGCCGGCCGGTTTCATGGAAAACGGTGAAACCATCGAACAGGCAGCCATTCGCGAAACCGCCGAAGAAGCGTGTGCACGGGTGCGCAACCTGAACATCTATACGCTGATCGATGTGCCGCACATCAGCCAGGTGCACGTATTCTTTCGTGCTGAACTGACGGACCTGGACTTTGCCGCGGGCGAAGAAAGCCTGGAAGTCAGGCTTTTCGATGAAGCCGACATCCCGTGGTCGGAGCTGGCTTTCCGCACGGTCGGCCGTACCCTAGAATGCTTCTTCGCTGACCGCCGGGTAGAACATTTTCCTGTGCGTTCCGAATCAATTCCTCCGCTTGCTCAGCCTGCGATCATTTAAACTATAAAAATACGCCGTACTCTCAGGGATATCGTTTTAATGCGCTGGTTGCTTGCCGCTTTCTGCCTGTCGTTTGTCATGGTTTCCCACGCTGCCACCACGGAGACCCTGGACGGCAAAATCATTGAAAAAGTGTTGGTGCTCAAATCTGCCCATCAGTTGCAGCTGATCAATGATGGCAAGCCACTGCGGACCTATCGCATCTCGCTGGGCAAAAACCCCAAGGGC
Proteins encoded in this window:
- a CDS encoding NUDIX hydrolase, yielding MKFCSQCGNPVTQRIPEGDSRLRYVCDQCQTIHYQNPNIVAGCLPIWGTQVLLCRRAIEPRRGYWTLPAGFMENGETIEQAAIRETAEEACARVRNLNIYTLIDVPHISQVHVFFRAELTDLDFAAGEESLEVRLFDEADIPWSELAFRTVGRTLECFFADRRVEHFPVRSESIPPLAQPAII